A single window of Gemmatimonadota bacterium DNA harbors:
- a CDS encoding sulfatase-like hydrolase/transferase yields MDQNRPNILFLMTDEQRFDHLGSVNPAVKTPHIDALANDGVLFTRAYTPNPSCVPARAGIFTGKYPHQCAAPTFITYLPAHEKTFMSYLQEAGYYTAVIGKQHFGESKIERGYNYEDIIDSHSPAPQNPNRNSYNQWLWDSGFKHRSELIQGNPDIRRYSEWKADPKYHVDHYVGDRGREWIESSMPENRPWFCWISFPGPHGPIDCGNLPQADLYDPADIDMPETNFEMLAQKPPHNLLRGGPERQQPFTNDEIRKLRHAYYANVTLIDEKVGAIVQALKNSGTYDNTLIFFTSDHGDFMGDFQLMAKGQNILEVLMRIPFIIKPPKGGAHGKVETSLISAIDIAATCLTVAGAEVPKHMASRDLSHYWSHAEDLDDQDELYMEASGIRCLRTRRWKIGHYWNKPYGELYDLKNDPWEKENLWDRQELTALKSKLQKRLLDKLIELSPRSYIAWNHGAPEL; encoded by the coding sequence ATGGACCAGAACCGACCCAATATCCTGTTCCTAATGACCGATGAGCAGCGATTTGACCACCTGGGAAGTGTAAATCCCGCGGTAAAAACACCGCACATAGACGCCCTGGCCAATGATGGCGTTCTATTCACCCGGGCATATACACCCAATCCATCCTGTGTACCTGCACGGGCGGGAATATTCACGGGAAAATATCCACACCAGTGCGCAGCACCCACCTTTATCACCTATTTGCCAGCGCACGAAAAGACATTCATGAGTTATCTACAGGAAGCGGGATATTACACAGCAGTAATTGGAAAACAGCACTTTGGCGAGTCGAAAATTGAACGGGGTTATAACTACGAAGATATTATAGACAGCCACAGCCCCGCACCTCAGAATCCAAATCGCAACTCCTATAATCAGTGGCTATGGGACTCTGGATTTAAGCACCGCAGTGAATTAATTCAGGGAAATCCCGACATCAGAAGATATTCGGAATGGAAAGCGGACCCAAAATACCACGTCGATCACTACGTGGGCGACCGGGGCCGCGAATGGATCGAAAGCAGCATGCCCGAAAATCGCCCCTGGTTTTGCTGGATCTCATTCCCAGGCCCCCACGGACCCATTGACTGTGGCAATCTCCCCCAGGCCGACCTGTACGACCCGGCAGACATCGACATGCCAGAGACAAATTTTGAGATGCTGGCACAAAAACCCCCGCACAATTTATTGCGAGGTGGACCCGAGCGCCAACAGCCTTTTACAAATGATGAAATTCGCAAACTGCGACACGCTTATTACGCAAACGTAACACTCATAGATGAAAAAGTCGGCGCAATCGTACAGGCATTAAAAAATAGCGGCACCTATGACAACACCCTCATATTCTTCACCAGCGACCACGGCGATTTCATGGGCGACTTCCAGTTAATGGCAAAAGGGCAAAACATACTGGAAGTACTCATGCGCATACCCTTTATAATCAAGCCCCCAAAAGGCGGCGCACACGGAAAAGTGGAAACATCTCTCATCTCGGCAATTGATATTGCAGCCACCTGTTTAACGGTTGCTGGCGCAGAAGTGCCCAAACACATGGCATCACGCGACCTGTCGCATTATTGGTCCCACGCGGAAGACCTGGACGACCAGGACGAGTTGTACATGGAAGCATCGGGCATTCGGTGTTTGCGCACCCGGCGCTGGAAAATAGGGCACTATTGGAACAAACCCTATGGCGAACTCTACGACCTGAAAAACGACCCGTGGGAAAAAGAAAACCTGTGGGACCGCCAGGAATTAACAGCGTTAAAATCCAAATTACAAAAACGCTTACTGGACAAACTGATTGAATTAAGCCCGCGATCTTATATCGCGTGGAATCACGGCGCACCTGAGTTATAA